One Dokdonia sp. Dokd-P16 genomic window carries:
- a CDS encoding restriction endonuclease subunit S yields the protein MELEIKQGAALSLPQGYKQTEVGLIPEDWEVNYLGNVSFVTKLAGFEYTLHFNSYKDGGDIIVVRGTNITHNKMDLSDVKTIPSATSNKLLRSKLFKNDLVFAYVGTIGPIFLIDENDKYHLGPNTAKISVEKELDSKYLYHFFTSVFIENEIYETTSVGAQPSLSMTKIRSFKIVTPTLAEQKAIATALSDVDELISSLDALIAKKKAIKQGAMQQLLTPPSKACAEPGRSSSKRLDGFDGDWEERTIKELAKTFTKQTGFDYSSHIKPTLIPKKKRGYIPFIQNKDFLGHNVNFDTDYYIPEDVAIRFPMILLNERCLMISISGSIGKVGVFNNKQIAFIGGAVSVGKFHNPDYLDWVMNYLQSEAGQNMMLKDVKAGSHQNLILDDIRKMIIPFPDFKEQKAINKILSDMNKELEELTTKKEKYEQIKQGMMQELLTGKTRLV from the coding sequence ATGGAGTTAGAAATAAAACAAGGCGCTGCCTTGAGCTTGCCGCAAGGTTATAAGCAAACTGAGGTTGGATTGATTCCTGAGGATTGGGAAGTAAATTATTTAGGTAATGTGTCATTTGTAACCAAGTTAGCTGGTTTTGAGTACACCTTACATTTTAATAGCTATAAAGATGGAGGAGATATAATAGTTGTGAGAGGAACTAATATTACTCACAATAAGATGGATTTAAGTGATGTAAAGACCATTCCATCTGCGACTTCAAACAAACTTTTAAGAAGTAAATTATTTAAGAATGATTTAGTTTTTGCTTACGTTGGAACAATTGGACCAATCTTCTTAATTGATGAGAATGATAAATATCATTTAGGACCAAATACCGCAAAAATTTCAGTCGAAAAAGAATTAGATTCAAAATACCTCTATCATTTTTTTACAAGTGTCTTTATAGAAAATGAAATTTATGAGACAACTAGTGTTGGTGCACAGCCAAGTTTGTCAATGACAAAAATTAGAAGTTTCAAAATCGTTACACCAACCCTAGCCGAACAAAAAGCCATTGCCACGGCATTAAGTGATGTAGATGAGTTGATAAGCAGTCTAGACGCACTCATCGCCAAAAAGAAAGCCATCAAACAAGGCGCAATGCAACAGTTGTTAACGCCACCTAGCAAAGCCTGTGCTGAGCCTGGTCGAAGTAGTAGTAAACGATTGGATGGTTTTGATGGGGATTGGGAAGAAAGAACAATAAAGGAATTAGCTAAAACATTCACTAAGCAAACTGGTTTTGACTACTCCAGCCACATTAAGCCTACTTTAATTCCTAAAAAGAAACGAGGATATATACCCTTCATACAGAACAAAGATTTTTTAGGTCACAATGTCAATTTTGATACTGATTATTATATTCCAGAAGATGTAGCTATTCGATTTCCAATGATTTTATTGAACGAAAGGTGTCTAATGATTTCAATTTCTGGAAGTATTGGAAAAGTTGGGGTGTTTAATAATAAACAAATTGCTTTTATAGGAGGAGCTGTTTCTGTAGGTAAGTTTCATAATCCAGATTACTTAGATTGGGTAATGAACTATCTTCAATCAGAAGCAGGTCAAAATATGATGCTTAAAGATGTAAAGGCAGGTTCTCATCAAAATCTAATTTTAGATGACATTAGAAAAATGATTATTCCATTTCCTGACTTTAAAGAGCAAAAAGCAATTAATAAAATCCTCTCAGATATGAATAAAGAATTGGAGGAGCTTACCACCAAAAAAGAGAAGTACGAGCAAATTAAACAAGGGATGATGCAGGAGTTGCTTACTGGTAAAACTAGGTTGGTGTGA